The Haliotis asinina isolate JCU_RB_2024 chromosome 3, JCU_Hal_asi_v2, whole genome shotgun sequence genome segment CCGTCATCGATAATGTTAACAGGCTTTTAATCTCCTCTACTGCAGCCAACTGCCCCGCTGGGGACGATCCTGACACCGTCTGCCAAGCATCATCTTGCACGAACCAAACTCTGGCTGATATATCATGTTGCGCCACCTGCATTGACGGTGTGTCCACACCAGGTACCAGCTCAACTGAAACAGGCACGGCATTAACAGCAACGACCGCTTCAGTTGTGATTCCGTCTCTGGGAACAAGATCGAACACTCCTCTATCCATGGTTACAAGAAGAACGTCAGTCTCAGTTACCAGAGGAACATCAGGAAGCCTACCATCTTTTACAGGAATAACGTCAGACACATCACCATCCACAAAGGCACCAGCAACTACTCTAGCGCCCACTAGTATAGGAGGAACGTCAGGATCACAACCTATTGGTACAGTTGGAACATCAGGTAGTCTACCAACTGTCACGGAAATAACGTCAGACACATCACCATCCACGAGGGCGCCAGCAAGTACGCCAACGTCCATAAGCATCGGGGGAACGTCAGGATCACAACCTATCGGTACTGGAGGATTATCAGGGACACCAACGTCCACACTGACTGTGGAGTTGTCAGTAACGTCAACTACAGGACGAACATCAGATACATCATCTACCACGGTAACAACAACTTCAGGTTCTAACACTCCATCAACAACTACAGAAGGGGCACCAGGTATACAAACAACATTAACAGAAACAGCGGAAACAGGTACACCACTTCCAATACTAAGTGGAGGTACATCGACTACACCACCAACCACAGTTAGTGGAAGAACATCGggtacaccaccacccacaGTTAGTGGACAGACATCGGGTGCACCACTACCCACAAttagtggacagacatcagTTACACCACCACCCACAATTAGTGGACAGACATCGggtacaccaccaccctcacTTAGTAGACAGACATCGGGTACACCACCATCCACAGTTAGTGGAGATACATCGggtacaccaccaccctcacTTAGTAGACAGACATCGGGTACACCACCATCCACAGTTAGTGGAGATACATCaggtacaccaccaccctcacTTAGTAGACAGACGTCGGGTACACCAACACCCACAATTActggacagacatcaggtacACGACCACCCTCACTTAGTAGACAGACGTCGggtacaccaccacccacaGTTAATGGACAGACATCGGGTACATCACCACCCACACTTAGCAGACAGACATCGGGTACACCACCATCCGCAGttagtggacagacatcaggtacACCACCACTCTCAGTTAGTAGACAGACATCaggtacaccaccaccctcaGTTAGTAGAGAGACATCAGGTACACCACCACTCCCACTTAGTAGACAGACATCGGGTACACCACCATCCACAGttagtggacagacatcaggtgCACCACCACTTTCAGTTAGTAGACAGACATCAGGTACACCACCACCTACAATTAGTGGAGGTACATCAGGTACATCACCTTCCTCAGGTAGTAGACAGACATCAGGTACACCACCTACCTCAGTTAGTAGAGAGACATCAGGTACACCACCACTCTCAGTTAGTAGACAGACGTCGGGTACACCACCTCCCACAATTGatggacagacatcaggtacaccaccacccacaATTACTAGACAGACATCAggtacaccaccacccacaGGTAGTAGACAGACATCAGGTACACCACCACCTACAATTAGTGGAGGTACATCAGGTACACCACCTTCCTCAGGTAGTAGACAGACATCAGGTACACCACCTGCCTCAGTTAGTAGAGAGACATCAGGTACACCACCACTCTCAGTTAGTAGACAGACATCGGGTACACCACCTCCCACAATTGatggacagacatcaggtacaccaccacccacaGTTAGTAGACAGACATCAggtacaccaccacccacaCTTAGTAGACAGACATCAggtacaccaccacccacaATTACTAGACAGACATCAggtacaccaccacccacaGGTAGTAGACAGACATCAGGTACACCACCACCTACAATTAGTGGAGGTACATCAGGTACACCACCTTCCTCAGGTAGTAGACAGACATCAGGTACACCACCTGCCTCAGTTAGTAGAGAGACATCAGGTACACCACCACTCTCAGTTAGTAGACAGACATCGGGTACACCACCTCCCACAATTGatggacagacatcaggtacaccaccacccacaGTTAGTAGACAGACATCAggtacaccaccacccacaCTTAGTAGACAGACATCAggtacaccaccacccacaGTTACCAGACAAACATCGggtacaccaccaccctcacTTAGTAGACAGACGTCGggtacaccaccacccacaATTAGTGGACAGACATCGGGTACACCACCATCCACAGttagtggacagacatcaggtgCACCACCACTTTCAGTTAGTAGACAGACATCAGGTACACCACCACCTACAATTAGTGGAGGTACATCAGGTACATCACCTTCCTCAGGTAGTAGACAGACATCAGGTACACCACCTACCTCAGTTAGTAGAGAGACATCAGGTACACCACCACTCTCAGTTAGTAGACAGACGTCGGGTACACCACCTCCCACAATTGatggacagacatcaggtacaccaccacccacaATTACTAGACAGACATCAggtacaccaccacccacaGGTAGTAGACAGACATCAGGTACACCACCACCTACAATTAGTGGAGGTACATCAGGTACACCACCTTCCTCAGGTAGTAGACAGACATCAGGTACACCACCTGCCTCAGTTAGTAGAGAGACATCAGGTACACCACCACTCTCAGTTAGTAGACAGACATCGGGTACACCACCTCCCACAATTGatggacagacatcaggtacaccaccacccacaGTTAGTAGACAGACATCAggtacaccaccacccacaCTTAGTAGACAGACATCAggtacaccaccacccacaATTACTAGACAGACATCAggtacaccaccacccacaGGTAGTAGACAGACATCAGGTACACCACCACCTACAATTAGTGGAGGTACATCAGGTACACCACCTTCCTCAGGTAGTAGACAGACATCAGATACACCACCTGCCTCAGTTAGTAGAGAGACATCAGGTACACCACCACTCTCAGTTAGTAGACAGACATCGGGTACACCACCTCCCACAATTGatggacagacatcaggtacaccaccacccacaGTTAGTAGACAGACATCAggtacaccaccacccacaCTTAGTAGACAGACATCAggtacaccaccacccacaGTTACCAGACAAACATCGggtacaccaccaccctcacTTAGTAGACAGACGTCGggtacaccaccacccacaATTAGTGGACAGACATCGggtacaccaccacccacaGTTAGTAGACAGACATCAGGTACACCACCACCTACAATTAGTGGAGGTACATCAGGTACACCTCCTTCCTCAGGTAGTAGACAGACATCaggtacaccaccaccctcaGTTAGTAGACAGACATCAggtacaccaccacccacaGTTAGTGGACAGACATCGggtacaccaccacccacaattactggacagacatcaggtacaccaccaccctcacGTAGCAGACAGACATCgagtacaccaccatccacAGTTAGTAGACAGACATCAGGTACACCACCACTCTCAGTTAGTAGACAGACATCGggtacaccaccacccacaCTTAGTGGAGGTACATCAGAAACACCACGACCTTCAGTTAGTGGAGGTACATCGGGTACACCACCACTCACAGTTAGTAGACAGACATCAggtacaccaccacccacaagtagtggacagacatcaggtacACCACCACCTACAATTAGTGGAGGTACATCAAGTACACCACCTTCCTCAGGTAGTAGACAGACATCAGGTACACCACCTACCTCAGTTAGTAGAGAGACATCAGGTACACCGCCACTCTCAGTTAGTAGGCAGACATCGGGTACACCACCTCCCACAATTGatggacagacatcaggtacaccaccacccacaGTTAGTAGACAGACATCAggtacaccaccacccacaGTTAGTAGACAGACATCaggtacaccaccaccctcaGTTAGTAGAGAGACATCAGGTACACAACCACCCACAGTTAGTAGACAGACATCAGGTACACCACCACCTACAATTActggacagacatcaggtacaccaccaccctcacTTAGCAGACAGACATCAGGTACACCACCATCCACAGttagtggacagacatcaggtacACCACCACTCTCAGTTAGTAGACAGACATCGGGTACACCACCACCTACAATTActggacagacatcaggtacACCAACACCCTCACTTAGCAGACAGACATCGggtacaccaccacccacagttagtggacagacatcaggtacACCACCACCTACAATTAGTGGAGGTACATCAGGTACACCACCTTCCTCAGGTAGTAGACAGACATCAGGTACACCTCCACCCTCAGTTAGTAGGGAGACATCAGGTCCACCGTCACTCTCAGTTAGTAGACAGACGTCGGGTACACCACCACCTACAAAtagtggacagacatcaggtacaccaccacccacaCTTAGTAGACAGACATCaggtacaccaccaccctcacTTACCAGACAGACATCAggtacaccaccacccacagttagtggacagacatcaggcaCACCACCACCTACAATTAGTGGAGGTACATCAGGTACACCTCCTTCCTCAGGTAGTAGACAGACGTCGGGTACACCACCTCCCACAATTAGTGGACAGACATCGggtacaccaccacccacaGTTACTAGACAGACATCGggtacaccaccaccctcaGTTACTAGACAAACATCGGGTACACCACCATCCACGGTTAGTAGACAGACATCaggtacaccaccaccctcacTTACTAGACAGACGTCGGGTACACCGACACCTACAAttagtggacagacatcaggtacaccaccaccctcaGTTACTAGACAAACATCGGGTACACCACCATCCACAGTTAGTAGACAGACATCGggtacaccaccaccctcacTTAGTAGACGGACGTCGggtacaccaccacccacaattagtggacagacatcaggtacACCACCCACAGTTAGTGGACAGACATCGGGTACACCCACACCCGCACTTAGTAGACAGACGTCGggtacaccaccaccctcacTTAGTAGACAGACATCGGGTACTCCACCCCCCACAAttagtggacagacatcaggtacaccaccacccacaCTTAGTGGAGGTACATCAGGTACACCACCACCTACAGTTACTGGAGGTACATCAggtacaccaccacccacaGTTAGTAGACAGACATCAGGTACACCACCTTCCTCAGGTAGTAGACAGACATCAggtacaccaccacccacaCTTAGTGAACAGACATCAGGTACACCACTACCAACAATTCGTGGACAGACATCGGGTACACGGCCACCCACAGTTAGTGGAGGTACATCAGGTACACCAGCACCTACAGTTACTGGAGGTACATCAggtacaccaccacccacaGTTAGTAGACAGACATCAGGCACACCACCACCTACAATTAGTGGAGGTACATCAGGTACACCACCTTCCTCAGGTAGTAGACAGACATCAggtacaccaccacccacacttagtggacagacatcaggtacACCACTACCAACAATTGGTGGACAGACATCGGGTACACGACCACCCACAGTTAGTGCAGGTACATCAGATGCACCACCACCTACACTTAGTGGACAGACATCGGGTACAACACCACCCACAGCTACTGTTGGTACATCAGGTACACCACCACCTACAATTAGTGGACAGACGTCAGGTACAGCACCACCCACAGTTAGTGGACGTACATCGggtacaccaccacccacaGTTAGTGGAGGTACATCGGGTACACCACCACCTACAAttagtggacagacatcaggtacACGACCACCCACAGTTAGTGCAGGTACATCAGATGCACCACCACCTACACTTAGTGGACAGACATCGGGTACAACACCACCCACAGCTACTGTTGGTACATCAGGTACACCACCACCTACAATTAATGGACAGACGTCAGGTACAGCACCACCCACAGTTAGTGGACGTACATCGggtacaccaccacccacaGTTAGTGGAGGTACATCAGGTACACCACCATCTACAATTAGTGGACAAACATCTAGTACAGCAGCACCCTCAATTAGTGGAGGTACATCAGGTACACCCCCACCCACAATAAGTGGACAAACATCTGTTACACGACCCACAGTTAGTGGACGTACATCGGGTACACCACCACCTACAGTTACTGGAGGTACATCGGATACAACCCCACCTACAGTTAGTGGACAGTCATCACCGggtacaccaccacccacaGTTAGTGGAGGTACATCAGGCACACCACCACCCAGGGTTAGTGGAGAGGCATCGGGTACACCACCATCTACAGTTAGTGGGAGTACATCGGGTACTCCACTACCCTCAGTTAGTGGAGAGACGCCGGGTACTTCACCACCCACAGTTAGTGGAGGTACATCGGGTACACCACCACCTACAAttagtggacagacatcaggtacACGACCACCCACAATTAGTGCAGGTACATCAGATGCACCACCACCTACAATTAGTGGACAGACATCGGGTACAACACCACCCACAGCTACTGTTGGTACATCAGGTACACCACCACCTACAATTAGTGGACAGACGTCAGGTACAGCACCACCCACAGTTAGTGGACGTACATCGggtacaccaccacccacaGTTAGTGGAGGTACATCAGGTACACCACCATCTACAATTAGTGGACAAACATCTAGTACAGCAGCACCCTCAATTAGTGGAGGTACATCAGGTACACCCCCACCCACAATAAGTGGACAAACATCTGTTACACGACCCACAGTTAGTGGACGTACATCGGGTACACCACCACCTACAGTTACTGGAGGTACATCGGATACAACCCCACCTACAGTTAGTGGACAGTCATCACCGggtacaccaccacccacaGTTAGTGGAGGTACATCAGGCACACCACCACCCAGGGTTAGTGGAGAGGCATCGGGTACACCACCATCTACAGTTAGTGGGAGTACATCGGGTACTCCACTACCCTCAGTTAGTGGAGAGACGCCGGGTACTTCACTACCCACAGTCAGTGGACAGACATCGGGTACATCACCATCTACAGTTAATGGACAAACACCTGGTACATCACCACCCACAGTTAATATACAGACATCGGGTACATCGCCACCTACATTTAGTGAACTGACATCGGGTACATCACCACTTACAGTTAGTGGACAAACATCGGATACATCACAACCTACAGTTAGTGGACAGACATCGGATACATCACAACCTACAGTTAGTGGACAGACATCGGGTACATCACCACCTACCATTAGTGGACAAACATCGGGTACTCCCCTACCTACAGTTAGTGCACAGACATCGGGTACATCGCCACCCACAGTTAGTGGACAGACATCGGGTACATCACCACCTACCATTAGTGGACAAACATCGGGTTCATCACCACCTACATTTAGTGGACAAACATCGGGTACATCACCACCTACATTTAGTGGACAGACATCGGGTACTCCCCTACCTACAATTAGTGCACAGACATCGGGTACCTCACCACCCACAGTTAGTGGACAGACATCGGGTTCATCACCGCCTACAGTTATTGGGCAAACGTCAGTTACATCAACTGCGACAGGTGATGGACAAAGCTCGGGTACACCACCATCCACTGTTAGTGGGGGAACATCAGGTACAACACCACCTACAGTTAGTGGAGGAACATCGGGTACACCATCATCCACTGTTggtggaggaacatcggatacACCACCATCCACTGTTAGTGAGGGGACATCGGTTACATCACCGACCACAGTTACTGGAGATACATCGGGTACATCACCCTCCACACTTAATGTAGGAACGTAAGCTGCATGACGATCTACAATTAGTGAAGGTACAACAGCTACAGCTACTGAAGGGACACCAGGTACACCGCCTTCAACAACATTGGCTTCTGCAACAACGGGATCGATGCACCAGAGACATCTCTGGTCTCTGGCATCACTACCTGGGACAAGAGCGTAGGACTCAAATGTGGAATAGGAAATTGAATATAATGTAAAATGTCCTTGTCATTTGCGGAGGTGGCTCTGCATGATTTCAGTCTGGTATTGTTTATCTTTACCAAATAGTATGAGGGAATTAGAAACTCACCTTATGACAACCATATTTTATCTTCATAAGAGGGGGTTTGTTCTGCTTAAATATCAGTAAATCATATAAATGTTACGTGTCACTATGCTCTTATGAACAGATGTTCTAAGTGGTACCATGCCATACCTTCCACTACGTTTATATAAGAAATCTGCGATAAAATTGTAATTCTGTTTCGGCATTCTGGTGATTAATTTGTCGAATCACAGTCATTTCAATTTGTAAAAACATATCAAGCGTAATAAAATTTATTTTCTGACTGACGTTCATGTTTTTGCGTTGTTGTCAttttgtgtgtatctgtgtgtgtgtgtgtgtgtgtgtgtgtgtgtgtgtgtgtgtgtgtgtgtgtgtgtgtgtgtgtgtgtgtgtgtgtgtgtgtgtgtgtgtgtgtgtgtgtgtgtgtgtgcttttttttgtttgggttttttcggggtttttttgtttttatgtttatttattttttttgggtgtgtgtgtgtctttttctgttttgttttgtttttgttttcttttgtttgtttgaggggtttattttgtttgtctttgttttgtttttgtctcaTAAGCACGTAACACCTTCAGACATCTGATATATCCATCTCACTGACAACACATCAGCACTAGGTTTGGAGGGAACTCTTTACTCTGCTCTTTACTGGTGCGTCAGTCTTTGCAAAATCAGTTAGGCCGGGGAATACAATTTCTCCCcttaaaaatctaaacatgtgAAGGCCTCGATGAATATGTCAGCGAATATCAGTGGTGGACCATGCTCTTTACCAGTAGCGTCGGATGATTAGGTCATCGAGTGCTGGTGGTGGGGAACTTCTTTACAAATAACGTTAGATGATTAGGTCATTTAATGGCGGTGGAGGACCATATTCTTTACTAGTAGTGCCGGATGATTATCTCATCTAACAGTAGTGATGGGGAACGTCTTTACCAGTAGTAATGCATTATTAGATCATTTAATGGTGGTGATGGACGATGTTCTTTACCGGTAATGTTGGATGATTACGTCATCTAATCGGATGGTGCTGGACCATGTTCTTTATCAGTAGTGTTGGATGATTTGGCCGTCTAATGGCGGTGGTGGATCATGTGTCTTACCAGTAATGCTGTACAATGATGTCCAGAAGCCATTTCAAAATGTGGACTTTAAAACAGCATCAAAAACTAAAATGCCATTTAAAGGGGGCCCTCCAAAACAGACAAGACTTACTGAAGGACCTCATTTATCATACTCGTGCAGTCAATAAACTTTAAGCCGAATAGAACCTGGAAAGGGACTATCCACTGCATCTACTGTGCTATATGCCCTTGAGTCAAAAGTAACTTACGACGACAGAATCATGTGTCTTTCATCTAAACGAATGTTAACAAATGTGCACTCATGTACATGTGATGTCTTATCATCCTCAGTTACACCCAGTCGATAATTGGTGGCTATAAATTGTTTTTAGGGATGTTTTCTTAGTCTggaacatttttcacaaatatacATCTGTTTACTTCACAGAAAACTGTCCGGCGGGTGATGATCCAGATATAGCATGCCAAACCTTCTTCTGTGTCAACCAAACCCTGGCCGACCAGCTCTGCTGTGCCACCTGTAAACCTTTAGTCACTGATAGCACAGGTTCAAGCATAACAGCAGCATCCGTCACTGCATCTACAGTCACATCAGTGGGGACATCAGGAAGTAGTGCTACCACGACGACAGGAGGCACATCAGGAACTAGCGCTACCATGACAACAGGAGGCACATCTGGAAGCAGTGCTACCATGACGACAGCAGGCACATCAGGAACTagcgttaccatgacaacaggaGGCACATCTGGAAGCAGTGCTACACTGACGACAGCAGGCACATCTGGAAGCAGTGCTACCACGACGACAGGAGGCACATCAGGAACTAGCGCTACCATGACAACAGGAGGCACATCTGGAAGCAGTGCTACCATGACGACAGCAGGCACATCAGGAACTagcgttaccatgacaacaggaGGCACATCTGGAAGCAGTGCTACACTGACGACAGCAGGCACATCTGGAAGCAGTGCTACACTGACGACAGCAGGCACATCAGGAACTAGCGCTACCATGACAACAGGGGGCACATCAGGAAGCAGTGCTACACTGACGACAGGACGCACATCTGGAAGCAGTGCTACACTGAC includes the following:
- the LOC137277390 gene encoding calphotin-like, with amino-acid sequence MVTVLPDVPPVVMVALLPDVPPVVSVTLLPDVPPVVTVAPVADVPPVVSVALLPDVPAVISVALLPDVPPAVMVALVPDVPAVVSVALLSDVPPVVMVALLPNVPPVVMVALVPDVPPVVSVALLPDVPAVVSVALLPDVRPVVSVALLPDVPPVVMVALVPDVPAVVSVALLPDVPAVVSVALLPDVPPVVMVTLVPDVPAVVMVALLPDVPPVVMVALVPDVPPVVVVALLPDVPAVVSVALLPDVPPVVMVTLVPDVPAVVMVALLPDVPPVVMVALVPDVPPVVVVALLPDVPTDVTVDAVTDAAVMLEPVLSVTKGLQVAQQSWSARVWLTQKKVWHAISGSSPAGQFSVK